Genomic segment of Paenibacillus sp. FSL R5-0623:
TTTAAAAACAATAAACCTCCTCCGACCATTAGCCGAACTGCCAGAAATAGCTTCTCTGGTTCCATATTTCGTTCCCCTCCTAAAATCAGCGATCTGTTTAGTCTGATTCCTTCCCTTTAACTCCCATCAAACAAAAAAAAGCACAGATCTCCCTTAAGGTAAGATCGGTGCTTCCGATTTGAAATATTCGATTCAGTTGCCTCCATTATACTTCATTACTTTTAGTCAAGTAAATAAACCCTTATAGTGATTGAGTATAAATTTTTCGGTAGCTCCCTCGCCATCTTAATGTTTCTTCTGCTTCATTTTAAATCAACAATCTCAACTGGAATTTGAAATCGATACTTAATTGCCTGCAATGCAAGTATGCTGTTGCGGTTATCAAGGGTATTAAACAAAAAGCGAACCTCGCATTCCGCCTCCGAGCCGTACAGACTAAATGCCAGGTCAATCAAGCTACGAGTGCCGCCAGTTAGGAAAGCTTGATTGTAAGCCTCCAGCCTTATAGTATGATCCTCAAAGTCGTAAAGCATTTCGATATTTTTGTACAACAGTTCTGTTCCTGAGAAAATGTAAAAGAGTGAGCACCGTTCAATGTCCTTGATATTCGTTTTGTCTCTTTCGCATAAATCATTGAATCGTCTTTTGTGCTCGTCTGAACGAAATTGCATACATATGCCTCCTTGATAATTGGTTTATATCTTATATGCATGCAACCTATCAAAAACAAGTATCGAATCTATTAAATTGAATCAATGTTGTATCGAAGTTTTAGAGTATTGTTTCCATATTCGCATCCTCTCGCTTCTCTCCCCCTCCTGTATTTATTAATACTACAAATAGCTGACGGTTAATCTCTAAAACCCTATACGCATCAAGGCTTTTTCGACGTTTGCAACTACACAAATAATTGACGGTTAATCCTTACAAAAAAATGACCTGAACATCAGGTCATTAGAATTTCAGAACGTATTTGCTTTGCTTTATCTTACCGTTTTCCTCTGTTGTTTTCTTTAGAAATCCTTTATTGTCAAGGTTGTTTGTCATCAATGATAAGCCTTGTTGAGTCTTGCCGATCTGATCAGCAATATACTTCTGGCTCGCCCAGAAACAATCTTCTTGATTGCCTGACTTGCGGCGCAGAAAGCAGTACAGCTTCATCTCACCGTCCGTAAGCTCTTTCAGCATTTTATCTACCAAAGCATTCCCGAGTGTAGTATAACCTTCTGCCGCACTAAAATAAGGGGTAAGATAGTAAACATAAGTTTCTCCCTTTCTTCGATTCGACCTTCGCTTGGATACATACTTCTTTGTAACCAGAGCTTTAATATTTCGTTCGACTGTTCGCTCAGATATATTTGCAAATCGTTGAATATCTTTTTTACTGAATTCCTTGACCTCACCAAGTTCTGCCGCTAATTTCATTGAGAGAAAAATCCTGACAGATGCATCGGGGAGCACTGCGAATTCCTCAAAAAAGGAATTTGTAATTTTAATCTCATCCTTGATTTTGTACTGATCAAAATCCAGATATCCATATGCCTGAAACAGCTCTTGTGTGTATACCCCGTGTCCTCCTTTGAAACCCAATCCGTAAATTCTGCCGACTTCTTTCCTGATCTCATCAGCGTCCAATATTGGCGAGCATCGTTCTCCCCATAAAGTCATGGTTGTTCTTATAGTTTGAATGTCTAAGCCCAGCTTGTTACGCAGGAAGGGAATAATAAAGAACATAACCTTGTTCCTAAGTCCTGCTTGACTTCCAGCAAGGATTTTCTGAATCGCGAGCGGGAGCCGCTTAAAATCAAGCATGCTATAAACAGCCTTCAAGTGCTCTACGTCAATCTGAGTTATCTCAACTATTTCAATTTCCTTTTTTGCTTTGTTTTTTTCAGCTTTCCTTTCAGCATTGCTAATTGGTGCAGTAGGAATAGTCTCCAAATCAATCTCGGTCAAAGGGGTGGTTTGCTCAACCACATCGGGGAGATTGTTCAGTTTCCCAAAAACATCTGCAACGTGATAGCGACGTTCCGTCCAAAAATGATCGGTTGTGGCGATGATTTTCGGATTAATCGAATCATAATACTTGCTCTTTTTGTCCAATGCCTTGCAGTTGAAGCTATAAGGCATCCGAAGCACCCTCGAAGCATCAACAATAGCCGAGTCCACCCGAAAACCTTTTGCCATCATCAGTCCTGTAAACTTCTTTAAAATTCCCTTGTCCGTCACCCGATGATTGAGCAAAATAATACTCTGCCAGCCATGACCACTGAAAACATCAATTGTCTCAATATCCAGGTCTAACAATCTCTGTTTCTCTTGTAAAAACTGCTCCTCGGTTATATCATCGAAATCTGCCGCCAAAATGCTTGTAAACAAAGCATTCTCTTTATTGACCTTTCCTTTTTCATATGGTTTCCCATTCTTTTTGTATACCACCATGTCGAAGTCAAAGGCAAATGCAGAATAGTACAAATCGACCCCTTTGCCGTTGATTGCATGGAGGAATTTTTTTAGTTCAACAACATCTTTTTGCCCAAGACGCCAGGATCCAAAACTCCGCAAATAATCCTCTATTCTCTGTTCGCGTTTGACTGGCCGCAGTTCAATTCGTCCATCATTCCAATGACTCTCTTCCAACTGCGGATGGATAGCCTTCAGGAATCGAATCTGCTTCTCTGCCTGCTTGTCGATTTGTCCATCCGTCAAGACTGGCACTTGGTTAAAAATCTTCATTTTTTTCATGAAAAATAGCCCCCTTTGCAGGAAGCTTCAACTGACCCTTTCTCTCTTTCATCCAATTATCGAAGAAAATATCAAACCATCTCAAGCAATTGCGAGATTATATTTCTTGTTAAACCGTAGTATAATCATGACATATGTTGAATGAAGAGAGCGCTTATAGTAAACACAAACTTGGCGGGGAGTGTTGAAGCCTCTCTTTTTTGTTTTTTATTGTTGTAGTCGAGGGCAACTGATTTGATAACTATTAATGCCTGCAAGCAAGTCCGACCATTAATCAATTTTAAGATGCTTGGTCACCTTGGATCTTCACAAAACGATTTAGCTCCACAATGTAGTACCAACCTGCAACCGCCATATCCTCTCTCAGATCAGCCTCGTCAACCATCAGTTCACTCGCCAATTGGTCAAACTCCCGATATTCCTCTTTCTTCAACTCTCCGTTTAAAAATGTCGCACGTTCGTTAACCGATAATCGATAGATTTGATGCTCGTACATATGCCGCACCCCCTTGATTTTTTGTTTATATATTTTATGCAGAAAAAGAAGGATGCAATCGAATTATGTTGCGGAAAATGCTTATAATATAGAGTTAAAAATAATAAAGGATGAGCAATTATGTGTATCAAAAACAGCAACTTTAAGGAGGATCGCTGAGGCTCAAAATCGAGAAATTTCAGAAAAACATATTTTATATACGGAGGTATTTCGAAATGGAAAAATTGGTAATGTATAAGGACAAATTCTTTTTTTTGCAATCAATTAATTTTGATAAATATGATATGGAATTTGGTATTTACAACCTTGCTAATGAGCAGATTGGGAGCACATTTTTCGGATTTAATGAAGGCGCTAATCCTTTTGATAATGAGGTAGAAACAGATCAATTTATGGAGTGGGTGCAGGACGAGTCACACAAAATTGAGGCGGAATTCAAGTTTCTTTTTGAATTTTTTCATCCTGTCGAGGCGGCGGACGAGCTTGGATTTTCCGCTCCCGAATTAATGGACATGATGCAGGAGAAATGGAGTATTCCCTGCGAGGTGATGGATGCAATCCTGCCTTGAGGTAGCAAGCAATAATTTCGGCAAAGAAGACTTCCTACATACATTAGGAGGTCTTTTGTTTTGCCACAATTCTTCGACTCATATATGAAATTTAGCTAAACCAACAAAACAAACATTAACGAAATTGATAATTCGTTAACCTTGCATTAGAATAGAATGTACAAGGGAGATGTAGATGATGAATAGAACGGTATATGATTACACCCATGAGCGAATTGGTTATGGCTTCAATGAAAAAAATCCTGTGGTGATTGAAAAAGAGACGGATTATATCCTATCCAAAGTTTTAGCCAGTTTTGCAATATCCTTTCAGGATAAAGTTGTAGGCATCAAGGTTTCGAACGAACAATTTACATACACGGCAGAATACCTCTTATCTCCGACTCACAAAAAAAATCTGATAACATGGCTGGATCGAGTCTACGAAATCAACTCGCCAGTTAGTGATTTAGATTTCGGGAAATGGAAAATTGACCTTGACACTTGGTATTATGAATTAGGCGGTGTGTCTATTGAATATATCTACCATGATGACTACCTATTTACCGCTTCGGAAGCCGCAGATCTGCTGGGCATTTCAAGGGTGACTTTGCGAAAGTATGTAAGTCAGGGATTAGAATGCCAAGACAACAACGGTTCTCACAAAAAGATTCCAAGACATGCAGTTGAACTGATGCGGGATACGGTTTATGCCATACGGATGCAAATGAATTATCAAAAGAAAAAAAAATTAGAACAAACTCCTCAAGAGCGTCTATTCGAAATTAATCAAGAACTGACTGAGTTGCAAATGCGGTATGGCAAGAAGACTTACCAAGAAGCATTTAAAGGCATAGCGGAGGGTGATTTGGATGATCCAATCGACTGCTATCGTTGGAAAGACTTAATTGAGGAAATGGAAGAAATTCTTAAAATTGCGGGGAATACTAAAGGGAATTGATGTATATTTGAATGTCGAAGTGCAGTGCTGATTGATGGCTCTTCTTTTTTTGTATTGTAAAAATCGAAATATTTGTAAAGTAAAAAACAAGCCATTAGGCTTGCTTCTTTTACTTTTCCCCCTCACGTATGGCTTCAGGGGAATTTCATTAATAATTCTCCTGCGTTTTATTACTGAGTAATATGGGATTTTACATCATCGGTATAGCTACCGATCAGAAAAATCGAAATATCTACAGAATCACAAAGATAAATGGACTGGTTTGGTTTGTAGGAACTCCCATAAAAGTAACGATATGTGGAAACTTTTAAATTGTATCTTCCATCCTTAGCGGAAACATTTGTGAAAACTTCACGCGTATTTTTCAATCCAAATGCATTTTTTTCAGGCATCTCATACACCTGACTAAGCGAGTCCCATGAACCTGACTGAGATGGATTCGTCAAGTTATAAGTCACGTGATTCCCAAACTTATCGGCAAATGGCATTTGAACACTAAGAGTGGTAGGGGCTGTTACAGTTCCGCCATACTGACGAGAAACCGTTCTAAAGGAACAATCGCCAGGCCACCCTTTAGGCGAGTTACGATACGTGTTTGTGTCGAACTTAACGATATACTTGATCTCAAATCCATATCCAGCTTTGACCTTTGCTTGATCTGGACGAGCTAAAATATCCACCCAACCATCTCCACCAAGTTTATCTTTCGTCAGTTTGCTTCTGAACATGACATTTGTGATCTTATACTCCTCGTAATAGCTTCTTGTATCCGTCCACGTATTGTCATAGGTGGTGATGCAATAACTACCCGATCCCCATTTGTTTGACCAGTAATAACGATAACCTTCACGATCATGGATATAGTGAGTTTCTGACCAAGTATTGCGGTTGTTTACAACCAAACATGTCTCAGGGTTTGAATTCGTCATATATGCCATTACTGCACTCGTATCGATGTTGTCTGCATACGGGTTCGTTGTGCTTGTAGATGTTTCAATTATCCGCCTCGGTGGTGGGTTAATCTCTACTGTAAAGGCATTTGAAGTACCATTTGATCCCGCACTAAGCGATACATTGGGTACAGTCCATGAGAATGGATAATCAACGTTTGCTGGAAGTGTAACGATTTCTTCCTTAACAACTCTACCATTCCGATCTCGAATTTCAATTTCTACATCTCGATCCGAGTTCTCAGGGTTAATGTTCGATGCGATGAATTCGAATGTCAGTGTCTCATTCAAAGTAGAAGATGGACCAATAATCGATGTAGGAACAATTGTGAAATTGCTTACGCTCAGATTGTTCGTTGATCTCCATACTTTTGAGGCTTTATCGTTTGAAGGATCAGAACTTTGATTACCGAAACTTGGCGATGCGTTGAACCAGTGGATTTGGAAATCCGCCTTAATGCTCGGTACAAGTGGTGTAATCGCATCTCTAATCTCAATGACTGCCGTATTACCATTAAAGGTTAGTGCCTTCGTTGCTGATACTTTGTCATGGTCAATATAGACGGTTCCTGTATCGTTCAGAGCGATAGAAACAGCCGCAAATGGGTTGTAATAATCGTTTGGATCACCAACGAGTTTGTTACCCGTTACTTTTTTCACCGTGATTCTCACACCATGAGACATTCCTGGAACAACATCATTTGTAACGTTTCCTTGATTATCAAGAAGCTCGATAGAACTTTCTACAAGTCCGATATCTTCTTCTTTAATCTTAAATCGAAGTCGCCCATCGTCATCACCCGTGTAGATATTGTCATTGTAGAGCTTGAATCCTGGGGAAACCTCAGCCCCTAATACAAACTGCTCCTTAACCGTTGAAGGGACAGTAAATTCCCATTGTAGGATCTCTCCAGTAGTATCGTTCTTTGTTTTGTCGAAGGTTACAACTTGACCTACATTTATTTTGCTTATGGCTGTCGATGTATTCGTGTTAACTCCTGGGATAACATCTTCTGTTACAGCGGTATTCCATTTTCCAAGGATCGTCGAATCGTCGTCAAATGCCGCCATCTGCATCATTCTAATCGGCGTATAGCGAGTTGGACGACCATCAAAGTCTTTTTGAACCATGTTTTTGACCTTGGCAGTAATGATTAGTTTTTCGCCAGCGGCAACCTCTTGGTTGTTAATTGCCCACGTTTTTGCGATGTTGTCGTTGTTGCTTGCATCGGCAGTCATTAGACCTACGACTTTACCCGATTTCTTATCAGAAACTTTGAATTCCACAACCCTAAGATTATTGCGAGGAGGCGATTTCAAAACAAAAACGGCGTAGTATCCAGAGCCATGCCATCCCACGGCAATGCCTGTCGATTGATCAGGATTGTTTTTGAGAGTGAGCTTGGTCGCCCAGTCAGCCGCATCAGACCATAAATCCATATTAGCTCTTCTTAGCTCTGGGTGCTGTGGAAAGAGGTAGCGAATAAACCATTGAACTTTTTGTTCAAACACCTCCCTATTTTCGCTAATGCTGACATCGTAAGGGGACGCATCAACCTTTTGAGGATGACCATCAATCTCTTTCCAAGGCTCTCTCCACCAGTCTTTTTCAAGAGGATTCCAATTTTCACTTGGATAATCCGCTGGAAAGTACGGGTTGTCCACAACAATCCCGCCTCCATCTCCTGAATACCCCAAATACCTCCACTCTAAT
This window contains:
- a CDS encoding DUF6075 family protein gives rise to the protein MQFRSDEHKRRFNDLCERDKTNIKDIERCSLFYIFSGTELLYKNIEMLYDFEDHTIRLEAYNQAFLTGGTRSLIDLAFSLYGSEAECEVRFLFNTLDNRNSILALQAIKYRFQIPVEIVDLK
- a CDS encoding DNA-binding protein, yielding MMNRTVYDYTHERIGYGFNEKNPVVIEKETDYILSKVLASFAISFQDKVVGIKVSNEQFTYTAEYLLSPTHKKNLITWLDRVYEINSPVSDLDFGKWKIDLDTWYYELGGVSIEYIYHDDYLFTASEAADLLGISRVTLRKYVSQGLECQDNNGSHKKIPRHAVELMRDTVYAIRMQMNYQKKKKLEQTPQERLFEINQELTELQMRYGKKTYQEAFKGIAEGDLDDPIDCYRWKDLIEEMEEILKIAGNTKGN